Proteins encoded within one genomic window of Rhizobium favelukesii:
- a CDS encoding glycosyltransferase — translation MLKRRYLALVSDASQTCGVEEFARQTVLRLAERADQHVLDDEIRRLTSSLADVDAVIVNFPVVAWKKKLTQPIAAALTTRLHRKQLVVVLHEWDALDWKRRLVLAPVVMLATQILFSAPEVAAEFARSPLSALSTSRRGVIPIPPNLALPTVLHDGLVARTLEEQRKAGRLILGQFGSIYPKKQSTAVLEIAARLLALGHDVGVVFVGSFIRGTDNVERDFYALADKLGISGRVTVTGYVANAEELFGIFKHVDVFCYLFSEGLTARRASVLAASFSGKPLVVNAPRQPDAVAHHGLFRKLIDGGAIRLVDTQADANAMAAAALEASQSPVVSIDAKAEVDALWNAVIDALDGEKVMHLCGPGAATDAGNGNNGAR, via the coding sequence ATGCTGAAACGTCGCTATCTCGCACTCGTCTCCGACGCCTCCCAGACCTGCGGTGTCGAGGAATTTGCACGGCAGACGGTGTTACGCCTTGCTGAGCGGGCTGATCAGCATGTGCTTGACGACGAAATACGCCGGCTCACGTCATCGCTTGCTGATGTGGACGCCGTCATCGTCAACTTTCCCGTTGTGGCCTGGAAGAAGAAGCTCACGCAGCCGATCGCGGCGGCACTTACGACCCGGCTGCATCGCAAACAGCTTGTCGTGGTACTGCACGAGTGGGACGCTCTGGACTGGAAGCGCCGCCTGGTGTTGGCTCCGGTGGTGATGCTCGCAACACAGATCTTGTTTTCAGCGCCTGAGGTGGCTGCCGAGTTTGCCAGAAGTCCACTGTCTGCCCTGTCAACCAGCCGGCGCGGGGTCATTCCCATCCCGCCGAATCTTGCTCTGCCGACTGTGCTGCATGACGGCTTGGTTGCCCGCACACTCGAGGAGCAGCGCAAGGCAGGGCGGCTCATCCTTGGGCAGTTCGGCTCGATCTATCCCAAGAAGCAATCGACGGCGGTTCTGGAGATTGCCGCGCGCCTGCTGGCACTCGGTCACGACGTCGGCGTCGTGTTCGTCGGATCGTTCATCCGCGGCACCGATAACGTGGAGCGCGATTTTTATGCGCTCGCAGACAAGCTTGGCATTTCGGGTCGGGTCACTGTAACCGGCTATGTTGCCAATGCAGAGGAACTCTTCGGCATCTTCAAGCACGTTGACGTGTTTTGCTATCTCTTCTCCGAGGGGCTGACAGCGCGTCGGGCAAGCGTGCTTGCGGCAAGCTTTTCGGGAAAGCCCCTCGTCGTCAACGCGCCGCGACAGCCTGACGCCGTCGCCCATCATGGGCTGTTTCGCAAGCTGATAGACGGCGGCGCGATACGTCTGGTCGACACACAAGCCGACGCAAATGCTATGGCCGCTGCCGCGTTGGAAGCGAGCCAAAGCCCTGTCGTATCGATTGACGCGAAAGCGGAAGTCGACGCCTTGTGGAATGCCGTCATCGACGCACTTGATGGCGAGAAGGTCATGCATTTGTGCGGTCCCGGCGCCGCGACGGACGCCGGGAATGGGAACAATGGCGCGCGATGA
- a CDS encoding WecB/TagA/CpsF family glycosyltransferase: MNEWPTNRLGSLPIVRAGMEESADAFIRLALERRGAGGRPFYSTSANGHVIALCEHDANFRSMTRQADQIHADGMSVVLFSRLSSTEPLPERVATTDLVHAVAERAAKAGVSFYFLGASEEVNARAVENISNAYPGLGFAGRRNGYFDRAEEEAVVEAINAAAPDILWIGFGVPLEQQFVVRNINRLHNVGLIKTSGGLFDFLAGSKSRAPQWMQRMGLEWLYRMILEPRRLAKRYLTTNPVAIYAMLRHSLRALAAGR, from the coding sequence ATGAATGAATGGCCCACGAACCGGCTTGGAAGCCTGCCGATCGTGCGGGCCGGCATGGAGGAGTCTGCGGACGCCTTTATTCGCTTGGCGCTCGAGCGAAGGGGCGCCGGCGGGCGTCCTTTCTACTCCACCTCCGCAAACGGTCATGTCATCGCGCTGTGCGAGCACGATGCCAATTTTCGCTCGATGACACGTCAGGCCGACCAGATCCATGCCGACGGCATGTCGGTGGTGCTGTTTTCCAGGCTTTCTTCCACCGAACCCTTGCCGGAGCGTGTTGCCACCACCGATCTCGTGCATGCCGTCGCCGAGCGCGCCGCGAAGGCCGGTGTCAGCTTCTATTTCCTCGGTGCCAGCGAAGAGGTGAATGCCCGAGCGGTCGAGAATATCTCCAACGCCTACCCTGGGCTTGGTTTCGCCGGGCGGCGCAACGGCTACTTCGACCGTGCCGAGGAAGAGGCGGTCGTCGAGGCAATCAATGCGGCCGCTCCGGATATTCTCTGGATCGGGTTCGGCGTGCCGCTGGAGCAGCAATTCGTCGTTCGTAACATCAACAGACTGCACAATGTCGGTTTGATCAAGACCTCCGGCGGCCTGTTCGACTTCCTGGCCGGAAGCAAGAGCCGCGCGCCCCAATGGATGCAGAGGATGGGCCTTGAGTGGCTGTATCGCATGATCCTCGAGCCGCGTCGGCTGGCCAAGCGCTATCTGACAACCAATCCGGTTGCGATCTATGCGATGCTCCGGCATTCACTGCGGGCTCTCGCTGCAGGTCGTTGA
- a CDS encoding DUF6492 family protein, giving the protein MGSSISLITPSYRGDLDSCRLLCDSIDRYVTGYDVHYLVIGDEDADVFAGFEGKRRRVIVSSSLLPPLWSLPKWRGRRYWWAPQLRLPIYGWHLQQMRKIAMTLAQPSERVMCIDSDNCFCRPLDLSATASTPKLAHYSAPGDVNRSRPSHVRWWQNAHRLLGLSAPALPGDDFISQMVLWERRTVVAMVKRIEAASGLGWWQALARIRHFSEYLIYGIFVANDAELAERHERVLQSPCLTYWQGPALDRAGLAAFVDGLRPDQTTIAIQSHTCTPIEVIREVALG; this is encoded by the coding sequence ATGGGCTCCTCAATCTCGCTCATCACACCGAGCTATCGTGGTGACCTCGACAGTTGCCGCCTTCTCTGCGACTCGATCGATCGATACGTCACCGGCTACGACGTGCACTACCTCGTGATCGGCGACGAAGACGCCGACGTTTTCGCCGGTTTCGAAGGAAAAAGACGCCGCGTCATTGTCTCGTCCAGCCTGCTTCCACCACTCTGGTCACTGCCGAAATGGCGTGGGCGACGTTACTGGTGGGCGCCGCAGCTTCGCCTGCCGATCTATGGCTGGCACCTGCAGCAGATGCGCAAGATCGCGATGACGCTGGCGCAGCCGAGCGAGCGGGTGATGTGCATCGATTCCGACAATTGCTTCTGCCGTCCGCTGGACCTGAGCGCGACCGCGTCGACGCCGAAGCTTGCTCACTATTCAGCGCCGGGGGACGTCAATCGCTCACGGCCGAGCCATGTCCGCTGGTGGCAAAATGCGCATCGGCTGCTTGGCCTGAGCGCCCCGGCGCTGCCGGGTGATGATTTCATCAGCCAGATGGTCCTTTGGGAGCGGCGGACGGTGGTGGCGATGGTGAAGCGGATCGAAGCAGCAAGCGGCCTTGGGTGGTGGCAGGCTCTTGCCCGCATCAGGCATTTTTCCGAGTACCTGATCTATGGTATCTTTGTTGCCAATGACGCCGAACTCGCCGAGCGGCACGAACGTGTTTTGCAAAGCCCGTGCCTGACCTACTGGCAGGGGCCTGCTCTCGACAGGGCAGGACTGGCGGCATTCGTCGATGGATTGAGGCCAGATCAGACGACAATCGCGATTCAGTCGCATACGTGCACGCCAATCGAGGTCATCCGCGAGGTCGCCCTTGGCTGA
- a CDS encoding glycosyltransferase family 2 protein, translating into MQENKGAVEAVVCIPTFRRPAWLARTLSSLVDQVTDFSFAIVVVDNDAANPAGARYARDCLARANLPFLILTEERQGNCHAINRAFGEAMTAFPEAEFLLMIDDDEMALPGWLAAIVGTARRESADIVGGPVVREFEVPVSDAVTQHLLFGSIEGSTRAIDQIHGSGNCLIRRRVFAGLTSPLFDVRFNFLGGGDMEFFTRCRKAGFKSWWCAEAQIREFVPQERVSARFLMKRSLRTGSINYVIDRIHSTSAMRVVAKNALSLGAGCLRSIALFLRTGRLLPASHPLLVSLGRTLASLGFLPTPYRANN; encoded by the coding sequence ATGCAGGAAAATAAGGGGGCCGTTGAGGCAGTCGTTTGCATCCCGACGTTCCGTCGGCCGGCATGGCTTGCGCGCACCCTTTCATCGCTCGTCGATCAAGTGACCGATTTTTCTTTCGCCATCGTCGTTGTTGACAACGACGCGGCCAATCCGGCCGGCGCGCGCTATGCCCGCGATTGTCTCGCCAGGGCCAACCTGCCATTCTTGATCCTCACCGAAGAGCGGCAGGGCAATTGCCACGCCATCAACCGAGCATTCGGCGAGGCGATGACGGCCTTTCCCGAGGCCGAGTTTCTGCTGATGATCGATGACGATGAAATGGCGCTGCCTGGCTGGCTTGCAGCAATCGTCGGCACAGCCCGACGCGAGAGCGCCGACATCGTCGGCGGACCAGTCGTCCGCGAGTTCGAAGTGCCAGTATCCGACGCTGTCACCCAGCATCTGCTTTTCGGTTCGATAGAGGGTTCGACACGCGCAATCGATCAGATCCACGGCTCCGGCAACTGCCTGATACGGCGGCGCGTATTTGCCGGCCTTACCTCGCCACTTTTCGATGTCCGCTTCAACTTTCTGGGCGGCGGCGACATGGAATTCTTCACCAGATGCCGCAAAGCCGGTTTCAAGAGCTGGTGGTGCGCCGAAGCCCAGATCCGCGAATTTGTACCGCAGGAGCGCGTTTCGGCCCGCTTTCTGATGAAGCGCTCGCTGCGCACCGGAAGCATCAACTATGTCATCGACCGGATCCACAGCACCTCGGCGATGCGTGTCGTTGCGAAGAACGCCTTAAGCCTTGGTGCAGGCTGCCTGCGATCGATAGCCCTGTTTCTGCGGACCGGGCGGTTGCTGCCGGCAAGTCACCCGCTGCTGGTATCGCTCGGTCGTACCTTGGCAAGCCTCGGGTTCCTGCCGACCCCCTACCGGGCCAACAACTAA
- a CDS encoding O-antigen ligase family protein, which yields MADIGRTARVRNGGAFAAFLFLAIFSYFWVGLNPFPDPNAASLSTPYGGSSNVLNQLIVIAMSGVVLATILQNPARHLLLRPYGLLICLLAWLLFTGLFAGDPSAAFRRIVFAILVCLCANATLLIPTNGAQFAKLMCIGLTFAIGLSYFGVLVLPHLAVHQVTDALEQSLAGDWRGHFGHKNIAAAAMVYAVFFGLYIAKAGHARLGSLIALSAGFFVLHAGGKTSAAMLPAILLLAWIFERWTRLGMVMLAGGLVSLNLILLSAAVSPSFSSLLASAGIDPTFTDRGSIWRLALSAIAERPIIGYGFQSFWQTDALFNSGQAMTTWAVTAANSHNGYVEQLINGGIPALAMTVTWLVILPIGYARRALAGSNDITLTRLFLRIWLFSLFLACLESPFFGNSGPIWFTMLLAVFGLRLQANAGLVVSAPAAPVLKVDLCSAPPAKAAVSGKAR from the coding sequence ATGGCTGACATTGGCAGGACTGCCCGGGTCAGAAACGGCGGCGCCTTCGCAGCCTTTCTCTTCCTGGCTATCTTCAGCTACTTCTGGGTCGGATTGAACCCGTTTCCTGATCCGAACGCCGCCAGCCTTTCCACACCCTATGGCGGCAGCTCGAACGTCCTCAATCAGTTAATCGTGATCGCCATGTCGGGTGTGGTGCTGGCCACAATATTGCAGAACCCGGCGCGTCACCTGCTGCTGCGCCCCTATGGCCTCCTGATTTGTCTGCTCGCGTGGCTGCTCTTCACCGGTCTCTTTGCGGGCGATCCGAGCGCGGCCTTCCGGCGCATCGTTTTTGCGATCCTGGTCTGCCTTTGCGCAAATGCGACGCTGCTCATTCCAACAAATGGCGCGCAGTTCGCAAAACTCATGTGTATTGGCCTGACGTTTGCGATCGGCCTTTCCTATTTTGGCGTCCTTGTCCTACCGCACCTTGCCGTCCATCAGGTGACAGATGCGCTGGAGCAGTCGCTTGCGGGTGACTGGCGCGGTCACTTCGGCCATAAGAACATTGCCGCCGCGGCAATGGTTTATGCCGTTTTCTTCGGCCTCTACATCGCAAAGGCGGGGCACGCCCGGCTCGGGTCCCTGATTGCGCTGTCAGCGGGCTTCTTCGTGCTTCATGCTGGCGGCAAGACCTCGGCGGCGATGCTCCCGGCAATCCTTCTGCTCGCCTGGATTTTTGAACGCTGGACCAGGCTCGGCATGGTGATGCTGGCCGGCGGCCTCGTCAGTTTGAACCTGATCTTGCTTTCGGCGGCGGTATCGCCTTCCTTCAGCAGTTTGCTTGCATCGGCCGGCATCGATCCAACCTTCACCGACCGCGGCTCCATCTGGCGCCTTGCACTTTCGGCAATCGCGGAGCGACCGATCATCGGCTATGGTTTCCAGTCGTTCTGGCAGACCGATGCCCTGTTCAACAGCGGCCAGGCGATGACCACCTGGGCGGTAACTGCCGCCAATTCACACAACGGCTATGTCGAGCAGCTGATCAATGGCGGCATCCCAGCGCTGGCAATGACGGTCACCTGGCTGGTGATCCTGCCCATTGGCTACGCCCGCCGTGCACTTGCCGGCAGCAACGACATAACATTGACGCGCCTGTTCTTGCGGATCTGGCTGTTCTCGCTGTTTCTGGCCTGCCTCGAAAGTCCCTTCTTCGGCAACAGCGGACCGATCTGGTTCACGATGCTGCTTGCTGTTTTCGGTTTGAGATTGCAAGCCAATGCCGGTCTTGTCGTCAGCGCACCTGCAGCGCCGGTGCTGAAGGTGGATCTTTGCTCCGCGCCGCCGGCCAAGGCGGCGGTTTCGGGAAAAGCCCGTTAA
- a CDS encoding GumC family protein, with protein sequence MYEAAPRHQTPVISTRGWATNREQLDVAVPGRPVLKVAEPPAAESRSFVLQELLQFDLARIFNWLRSGLVWIIAFAILGAVAGYAVVFVVKPRFTAGIDLLVDPSNLRVVADDIFSESMQRDTQLLDVESKLRVLTSGNVLSRVIDDLKLTVDPEFVSPTSKDPTSDALRALAKRVTARRDERSFIVNVAVWTQSPAKSVTITNAVATAFQEELAKAESEGAGRAASSLFARLGDLKVEVAKAEAAVEAFKREQGLQSSSGELVSTLMSNQTNTQLIDAKARLIQAQSRYNELVSTNPKNRLNAAALQSETMTMLRTQYSTLRQRVTSQSAVLGPRHPMILGLGPQLRALEGQIDAETARIVQAAKAELDQAGSALDALNSEANQMKSSVFQDTAAQIHLRELEREARAKATVYEAFMARAGEAAERQQIDTTNVRIVSAAVVPTARSFPPRGYVLSGAGGVVGLCLGLAVAVLLGLWRDYRRLSAAFGNAYG encoded by the coding sequence ATGTATGAAGCCGCTCCCCGACATCAGACTCCGGTCATCAGTACGCGTGGCTGGGCAACGAATCGGGAGCAGCTCGATGTTGCCGTTCCAGGGCGGCCGGTACTGAAGGTTGCCGAGCCCCCTGCCGCAGAAAGCCGCTCTTTCGTCCTTCAGGAGCTGCTTCAGTTTGACCTTGCACGCATCTTTAACTGGTTGCGCTCCGGTCTTGTGTGGATCATTGCGTTTGCCATCTTAGGTGCTGTGGCCGGCTATGCCGTCGTATTCGTCGTAAAGCCGCGCTTTACGGCCGGAATCGACCTTCTCGTCGATCCGTCAAACCTGCGGGTCGTCGCTGACGACATCTTCTCCGAAAGCATGCAGCGAGACACGCAACTGCTGGATGTCGAGAGCAAATTGCGGGTCCTGACATCAGGTAACGTGTTAAGCCGCGTGATCGACGACCTGAAGCTCACCGTGGATCCCGAGTTCGTTTCACCGACATCGAAGGATCCGACCAGCGACGCGCTGCGCGCGCTTGCAAAACGCGTCACCGCCCGCCGGGACGAGCGCTCGTTCATCGTCAACGTCGCCGTATGGACGCAAAGCCCGGCTAAATCCGTTACCATCACCAACGCCGTTGCAACCGCCTTCCAGGAGGAACTCGCCAAGGCGGAATCGGAAGGAGCCGGCCGGGCAGCAAGCTCGCTGTTTGCGCGCCTCGGCGATCTGAAGGTCGAGGTCGCCAAGGCAGAAGCTGCCGTCGAGGCGTTCAAGCGCGAACAGGGGTTGCAATCAAGTTCCGGGGAACTTGTGAGCACCCTGATGTCAAACCAGACGAACACACAGCTGATCGACGCCAAGGCGCGCCTCATCCAGGCGCAGTCGCGTTATAATGAACTTGTATCCACCAACCCGAAGAACCGTCTCAACGCCGCTGCGCTGCAGTCGGAAACGATGACGATGCTGCGCACGCAGTATTCGACCCTCAGGCAACGCGTGACGTCTCAATCGGCCGTGCTGGGGCCGCGTCATCCGATGATCCTGGGGCTCGGGCCCCAGCTCAGAGCGCTGGAAGGCCAGATCGACGCCGAGACGGCACGCATCGTGCAAGCCGCAAAGGCCGAACTCGACCAAGCCGGATCGGCGCTTGACGCGCTGAACTCGGAAGCCAACCAGATGAAATCCTCAGTCTTCCAGGATACCGCAGCGCAGATCCACCTGCGCGAACTGGAGCGCGAGGCGCGCGCCAAGGCGACGGTCTACGAAGCCTTCATGGCCAGGGCAGGAGAAGCCGCTGAGCGCCAGCAGATCGACACGACCAATGTGCGGATTGTTTCAGCGGCAGTCGTCCCGACAGCGCGCAGCTTCCCGCCGCGCGGCTATGTGCTTTCTGGTGCTGGCGGCGTCGTCGGCCTTTGCCTCGGCCTTGCCGTCGCGGTCTTGTTGGGCCTCTGGCGAGACTATCGCCGGCTGAGCGCAGCTTTCGGCAACGCCTATGGCTGA
- a CDS encoding endo-1,4-beta-xylanase, translating into MRRRDFVFGALGAGLASSGALDPFVWSDPTAKAAPVRGVIPYGTAVRTDLLDTEFDYKAAIVDHCQLVVGEGGLKWFDLRPSEDQFVFDQPDRLIDFADRNGMQMRGHTLAWYGAMPDWTQTIASPAQAERELVHHITTVVGRYQGRIPSWDVVNEAIAEHPESGATIRNSIWQERLGKRYIELALRTAADVDPSAQLVINDYNIENPTQQCRDRRQALLDLLRDLKDRDVPLHAVGIQGHLPGDMEIDKEGLSKFVEAVKGMQLEVLVTELDVIDNKLPAREYDRDQIVAARAGDFLKAISDVARPSAILTWGITDRYTWVPTWFKRDDGKPNRPLPLDAGCRPKALMKVIDEFTGAAE; encoded by the coding sequence ATGCGCAGGCGGGACTTCGTTTTCGGCGCATTGGGTGCCGGACTGGCATCCTCCGGTGCGCTCGATCCTTTTGTCTGGAGTGACCCGACTGCCAAGGCAGCGCCTGTAAGAGGCGTGATCCCTTATGGCACGGCAGTGCGTACAGATCTTCTCGATACGGAATTCGACTACAAGGCAGCCATCGTCGACCACTGCCAACTCGTGGTCGGCGAGGGTGGATTGAAATGGTTCGACCTGCGTCCGAGTGAGGACCAGTTCGTGTTCGATCAACCTGACCGGCTGATCGATTTTGCCGATCGGAACGGCATGCAGATGCGCGGCCACACGCTCGCCTGGTACGGAGCCATGCCGGATTGGACTCAGACCATTGCGAGCCCGGCGCAAGCCGAACGCGAGCTCGTCCATCACATCACCACCGTCGTCGGACGCTACCAGGGGCGGATTCCAAGCTGGGACGTGGTCAACGAGGCGATCGCCGAGCATCCCGAGAGTGGGGCGACGATCCGTAACTCGATCTGGCAGGAGCGGCTGGGCAAGCGCTACATCGAGCTTGCCCTGCGCACTGCTGCTGATGTCGACCCCTCCGCTCAGCTCGTGATCAATGACTACAATATTGAGAACCCGACACAGCAGTGCCGCGACCGGCGCCAGGCGTTACTCGACCTGCTGCGCGATCTGAAGGATCGCGACGTGCCGCTCCATGCCGTTGGCATTCAGGGACATCTTCCGGGCGACATGGAAATCGACAAGGAAGGCCTGTCGAAATTCGTCGAGGCGGTGAAGGGAATGCAGCTCGAGGTTCTCGTGACCGAACTCGACGTGATCGACAACAAGCTGCCCGCCCGGGAATATGACCGGGACCAGATCGTCGCGGCACGGGCGGGTGATTTCCTCAAAGCGATCTCTGACGTGGCGCGGCCAAGTGCAATTCTGACCTGGGGCATCACCGATCGCTATACATGGGTGCCGACGTGGTTCAAGCGCGACGACGGTAAGCCCAACCGTCCGCTGCCGCTCGATGCCGGGTGCCGCCCAAAGGCGCTGATGAAGGTGATCGACGAATTCACGGGTGCTGCCGAATGA
- a CDS encoding lipopolysaccharide biosynthesis protein, producing the protein MMFRQISTYMIANAVSALFGFVSVVLFTRILSPHEYGIYVVGTGVAGVISTLLFGWIKFSVLRFDSEGGSKDVRTTALCAYAGLMLLSPLVILATWLIAEDSSTYVVPAVFVAFMVGLFEFVQEVFRSRQQTGAYMWSVILRAVLTLIFSAGLVTVFGMGGQGLLVSVACSYFVTLLIYARDVWRQPRHPFDTGLLKDMLRFGLPMTASSFVFVLHTVLDRMIIVTFIGETAAGVYGAAADLVRQIILFPGVAIGSATIPLAIRLLAQDGHKATNRHLMQTSEVLLTVLMPMVVGLALVAPGFASLILGAEFRDAAAILIPILVFAWLFRSISYQFVHVSFQLAKKPSLMGVQGMIILAINIIGMFVLVPRFQLVGAAWALLIAEIGGVIAGYFLSYRAHRLPLDLRPIVKVSLATATMAAPTFIVVRHPTGNAVFDLTVPIVTGVVAYAAAAFALNLAGVRIALTRRLRPA; encoded by the coding sequence ATGATGTTTCGCCAGATCTCGACATACATGATTGCCAACGCCGTCTCGGCTTTGTTCGGGTTCGTCTCGGTCGTGCTCTTCACCCGCATACTGAGCCCGCACGAATACGGCATCTATGTCGTCGGCACCGGTGTCGCCGGCGTCATATCGACCCTGCTGTTCGGATGGATAAAATTCTCGGTGCTGCGTTTCGATTCCGAAGGTGGATCGAAGGATGTCCGCACCACCGCGCTTTGCGCCTATGCGGGACTGATGCTTCTCAGCCCGCTCGTCATTCTCGCAACCTGGCTGATCGCCGAGGACTCGTCGACCTATGTCGTGCCTGCTGTATTCGTTGCCTTCATGGTCGGGCTGTTCGAGTTCGTGCAGGAGGTATTCCGCTCACGCCAGCAGACCGGCGCCTACATGTGGTCGGTCATCCTGCGTGCTGTGCTGACGCTCATCTTCTCCGCCGGCCTGGTGACGGTGTTCGGCATGGGCGGGCAGGGCCTGCTCGTCAGCGTGGCCTGCTCCTATTTCGTGACCCTCTTGATCTACGCGCGAGATGTCTGGCGCCAGCCGCGCCATCCGTTCGATACCGGGCTGCTTAAAGATATGTTGCGCTTTGGCCTGCCGATGACCGCTTCGTCCTTCGTCTTCGTGCTGCACACGGTTCTCGACCGAATGATCATCGTAACCTTTATCGGCGAGACGGCCGCAGGCGTCTATGGTGCTGCTGCCGATCTCGTCCGGCAGATCATCCTGTTTCCCGGTGTCGCAATTGGCTCGGCAACGATTCCGCTGGCAATCCGTTTGCTGGCGCAGGATGGCCACAAGGCCACAAACCGGCATCTGATGCAAACGTCAGAGGTGCTGCTGACCGTGCTGATGCCGATGGTCGTTGGACTGGCTCTGGTGGCGCCTGGTTTTGCAAGCCTGATCCTTGGGGCCGAGTTTCGCGATGCGGCTGCCATCCTCATCCCGATCCTTGTCTTTGCCTGGCTGTTTCGCTCGATCTCCTACCAGTTCGTCCATGTCAGCTTTCAGCTGGCGAAGAAGCCGAGCCTTATGGGCGTGCAAGGCATGATCATTCTGGCAATCAACATCATCGGCATGTTCGTCCTCGTCCCGCGTTTTCAGCTTGTCGGCGCGGCATGGGCGCTGCTGATCGCAGAGATAGGTGGCGTGATCGCCGGGTACTTCCTGTCCTACCGCGCCCATCGCTTGCCACTCGACCTGCGCCCGATCGTCAAGGTCAGTCTTGCAACCGCTACGATGGCGGCACCGACCTTCATCGTCGTCAGGCATCCGACCGGCAATGCTGTCTTCGACTTGACTGTGCCAATCGTCACGGGCGTCGTCGCTTATGCGGCAGCCGCATTTGCGCTGAACCTCGCCGGCGTGCGCATCGCGCTGACGAGGCGACTGCGGCCAGCCTGA
- a CDS encoding polysaccharide biosynthesis protein gives MNQTGMNSDEGKGRSASQPTVFGSHAGLFTPADNNAPKSDLAVLLLNPWGIEEMCTRRFYRILAERFAEVGVASLRFDYPGTVNSLDETSAERGLSVWSEVIGKAAEELKMLSGARNLVFIGQGIGASLALMQAHFEPSVAAIALLAPVLKGRAYLRELSLFSRLIDDGLGIKQELRDSAPGSIAGLRMPRAVAEDLKAVDLNGLEITIKPHAFLAERPGLEADTTFRDRLQAAGCQLRATPFAGYDALVSNPLNQEIPDALIDELIGWLQSLPQYQGRSTLPAKKPSPIASVSAGAIRETGVRFGPNDRLYGVLCEPTGHSIGVTAVILTTAYDHAAGWARSSVALARELASVGVSSLRFDSAGVGDSPPVATRRKQVLYDEAQIADAGMARDYVDSLGISERTLLIGRCSGAYVAFRSALADPRWDACMIVNPVAFRWRFKGLPKTLKAYMRNALDIETVRRLWAGDLDLTAVTKNISMRLVDRMAGGLSPVFAPAMPITQLTGHVHRDFQALANRGTPLSIIYTEGDEGQEMFRVNFGDAGEKLSAYPNVQLHLFPDADHNLTPLPARERMIELTKLQALSLVNRCHEQRAAHG, from the coding sequence GTGAATCAGACTGGCATGAACTCCGACGAAGGAAAGGGGCGTTCTGCCTCGCAGCCGACGGTCTTCGGGTCGCATGCTGGCTTGTTTACGCCAGCCGATAATAACGCCCCCAAGAGCGATCTCGCAGTGCTTCTCCTCAACCCCTGGGGGATCGAGGAGATGTGCACGCGCCGGTTCTACCGTATCTTGGCGGAACGGTTCGCAGAAGTCGGCGTCGCGAGCCTGCGCTTTGATTATCCCGGAACTGTGAATTCGCTCGACGAGACGTCGGCCGAACGCGGCTTGTCGGTGTGGTCCGAGGTGATCGGCAAGGCCGCCGAAGAACTCAAGATGCTTTCGGGCGCCCGAAACCTCGTGTTCATCGGCCAGGGCATCGGCGCCAGTCTCGCCCTCATGCAGGCGCATTTTGAGCCATCAGTTGCGGCGATTGCCCTTTTGGCGCCGGTGCTCAAAGGGCGTGCCTATCTGCGCGAACTTTCGTTGTTTTCGCGGCTCATTGATGATGGTCTCGGCATAAAGCAGGAGCTGCGCGATAGCGCGCCCGGGTCGATTGCTGGATTGCGCATGCCGCGCGCTGTGGCAGAAGACCTCAAGGCAGTCGACCTCAACGGCCTCGAAATTACCATCAAGCCACATGCCTTCTTGGCCGAGCGCCCAGGCTTGGAAGCCGACACGACGTTTCGCGACCGTCTCCAAGCCGCAGGCTGCCAGCTGCGCGCGACACCCTTTGCCGGATATGATGCGCTTGTATCCAACCCGCTGAACCAGGAAATCCCTGACGCGCTCATCGATGAACTGATCGGGTGGCTGCAATCGCTGCCACAATATCAGGGCCGGAGTACGCTACCGGCCAAGAAGCCTTCGCCGATTGCATCGGTCAGTGCCGGTGCAATTCGCGAGACGGGCGTTCGCTTCGGTCCAAACGACCGGCTCTACGGGGTTTTGTGCGAGCCAACCGGTCATTCGATCGGCGTGACCGCCGTTATTCTGACGACGGCCTATGATCATGCGGCAGGTTGGGCCCGCTCCTCGGTCGCGCTTGCACGCGAGCTGGCGAGCGTCGGCGTTTCGTCCTTGCGCTTTGACAGCGCCGGCGTCGGGGACAGCCCGCCGGTCGCAACCCGTCGCAAACAGGTTCTCTATGACGAGGCCCAGATTGCCGATGCCGGCATGGCCCGCGACTATGTTGACAGTCTTGGCATAAGCGAACGCACGCTGCTGATCGGACGCTGCAGCGGTGCCTACGTCGCCTTCAGAAGCGCCCTTGCCGATCCGCGCTGGGACGCGTGCATGATCGTCAATCCGGTCGCGTTCCGTTGGCGCTTCAAGGGGCTCCCGAAGACGCTCAAGGCCTATATGAGGAATGCCCTGGATATCGAGACGGTTCGCCGCCTTTGGGCCGGCGACCTTGATCTGACCGCGGTAACCAAGAATATCTCCATGCGCCTCGTCGATCGGATGGCCGGCGGGCTGTCTCCCGTCTTTGCGCCAGCCATGCCGATCACGCAGCTCACGGGCCACGTTCATCGCGATTTTCAGGCCCTGGCCAACCGTGGCACCCCGCTTTCGATCATCTATACGGAAGGTGACGAGGGGCAGGAGATGTTCCGGGTCAACTTTGGCGATGCGGGTGAAAAACTGTCTGCCTACCCCAATGTGCAACTGCATCTGTTTCCGGATGCCGACCATAATCTCACGCCGCTGCCGGCGCGTGAAAGGATGATTGAGCTGACAAAGCTGCAAGCTCTTTCACTTGTCAACCGTTGTCATGAGCAACGTGCGGCTCACGGCTGA